In a single window of the Brachionichthys hirsutus isolate HB-005 chromosome 18, CSIRO-AGI_Bhir_v1, whole genome shotgun sequence genome:
- the LOC137907280 gene encoding 4-galactosyl-N-acetylglucosaminide 3-alpha-L-fucosyltransferase 9-like → MSSLPTKRSLKLLFVSTSVAGCFAMLFLMYFEPSTSWLLVPVNSTKPSDRVRNICSYKTNENLTTLLIWSWPFNLNYKLNVCSAKYNINGCFLTADRNLYNISDGVFIHHKLISNLSYLPPNQRPPFQKWIWMNFESPSHTSKVPGIENLFNLTFNYRRDADIRISYGSIQALDGEQDFVPPRKDKLVCWIVSNWREYHFRVAYYNELRKHIKLHMYGRHFGGRISGENYTTIMTSCKFYLSFENSIHKDYITEKFFKPLSVGTVPVVLGPPRQDYERLIQGDAFIHVDDFASPKELADYLLLLDKNEEMYLKFFDWRRYFEVKKNAPWDLRTCIICNHLRRYKEYKTLNLHKWFWDK, encoded by the coding sequence ATGTCATCTCTACCTACAAAAAGGAGTCTAAAACTCCTTTTTGTCAGCACTTCCGTAGCGGGATGCTTTGCAATGCTGTTCTTGATGTATTTTGAACCATCCACCAGTTGGTTATTGGTTCCTGTGAATTCAACAAAACCTTCAGACCGAGTCAGAAACATCTGCTCCTACAAGACCAATGAAAACCTGACCACATTGCTGATCTGGTCCTGGCCTTTTAATCTAAACTACAAACTGAACGTATGCAGTGCTAAATACAACATCAAtggctgtttcctcacagcagaTAGAAACCTCTACAATATATCAGATGGGGTCTTTATCCACCATAAACTAATTAGTAACTTGTCCTACCTGCCACCAAACCAGCGACCACCCTTCCAGAAATGGATATGGATGAACTTTGAATCACCCTCACACACCTCAAAAGTACCTGGAATTGAGAATCTGTTCAATCTGACTTTCAATTACCGCCGTGATGCTGATATTAGAATATCTTATGGGTCAATTCAAGCATTGGATGGCGAGCAGGATTTTGTCCCACCCAGAAAAGACAAGCTGGTCTGCTGGATTGTGAGCAACTGGAGAGAATACCATTTCCGGGTGGCATACTACAATGAATTGCGCAAACATATTAAACTTCATATGTATGGAAGACACTTTGGGGGAAGGATTTCTGGAGAAAACTACACCACCATTATGACCAGCTGTAAGTTCTACCTGTCTTTTGAGAACTCCATCCACAAAGACTATATCACTGAAAAATTCTTCAAGCCACTCTCTGTGGGAACAGTGCCAGTGGTTCTCGGCCCACCCAGACAGGATTATGAGAGATTGATCCAGGGAGATGCCTTCATCCACGTGGACGACTTCGCCTCGCCCAAGGAGCTGGCTGattacctgctgctgctggacaagaATGAGGAAATGTACCTCAAGTTCTTTGACTGGCGGCGGTACTTTGAAGTAAAGAAGAATGCTCCCTGGGATTTGCGTACTTGCATAATTTGTAATCACCTGCGCCGATACAAGGAATACAAAACACTCAACCTTCACAAGTGGTTCTGGGACAAATAG
- the LOC137908001 gene encoding 4-galactosyl-N-acetylglucosaminide 3-alpha-L-fucosyltransferase 9-like isoform X3, translating into MFSLHTKRRLKLLLVCTFIVGALQILHSIYFKTSTSSLGQLNSLAPYKVKSLCSKKTNNNVITLLVWFWPFGTPFNLTVCKAHYNIEGCFLTADRNLYNKSDGVIIHHQEIKTNLSCLPPTQRPPFQKWIWLNYESPSRSPRIPGIENLFNLTFNYRRDADIKIPYGSIQALDGEQDFVPPRKDKLVCWIVSNWREDLVRVAYYNELRKHIKLHMYGRHFGGRISGENYTTIMTSCKFYLSFENSIHKDYITEKFFKPLSVGTVPVVLGPPRQDYERLIQGDAFIHVDDFASPKELADYLLLLDKNEEMYLKYFEWRWNFKVKFYKYTAWTVRTCLACDHLRRHKEYKTRNLTEYWNE; encoded by the coding sequence ATGTTTTCTTTACATACAAAAAGGAGGCTAAAACTCCTTTTGGTCTGCACCTTTATAGTGGGAGCGCTTCAAATTCTGCATTCgatatattttaaaacatcCACCAGTTCATTGGGCCAGTTGAATTCACTTGCACCATACAAAGTCAAGAGCCTCTGCTCCAAAAAGACTAACAACAATGTGATCACGTTGCTGGTCTGGTTCTGGCCTTTTGGGACTCCGTTCAACCTGACTGTGTGCAAGGCTCATTACAACATTGAgggctgtttcctcacagcagaTAGGAACCTCTACAATAAGTCTGATGGGGTCATTATCCACCATCAAGAAATTAAGACAAACCTGTCCTGTCTGCCACCAACCCAGCGACCACCCTTCCAGAAATGGATATGGCTGAACTATGAATCACCCTCACGCTCCCCTAGGATACCTGGAATCGAGAATCTGTTCAATCTGACTTTCAATTACCGCCGTGATGCTGATATTAAAATACCTTATGGGTCAATTCAAGCATTGGATGGCGAGCAGGATTTTGTCCCACCCAGAAAAGACAAGCTGGTCTGCTGGATTGTGAGCAACTGGAGAGAAGACCTGGTGCGGGTGGCGTACTACAATGAACTGCGCAAACATATTAAACTTCATATGTATGGAAGACACTTTGGGGGAAGGATTTCTGGAGAAAACTACACCACCATTATGACCAGCTGTAAGTTCTACCTGTCTTTTGAGAACTCCATCCACAAAGACTACATCACTGAAAAATTCTTCAAGCCACTCTCTGTGGGAACAGTGCCAGTGGTTCTCGGCCCACCCAGACAGGATTATGAGAGATTGATCCAGGGAGATGCCTTCATCCACGTGGACGACTTCGCCTCGCCCAAGGAGCTGGCTGattacctgctgctgctggacaagaATGAGGAAATGTACCTCAAGTACTTTGAGTGGCGATGGAACTTTAAAGTGAAGTTTTACAAGTACACTGCCTGGACAGTGCGTACATGCTTAGCTTGTGATCACCTGCGCCGACATAAGGAGTACAAGACACGCAACCTTACTGAGTACTGGAATGAATAG
- the LOC137908001 gene encoding 4-galactosyl-N-acetylglucosaminide 3-alpha-L-fucosyltransferase 9-like isoform X1 — protein MVSEKFETMLSSNRMAGRIRETNGPYMAPGPGFAHAWLKRRRMFSLHTKRRLKLLLVCTFIVGALQILHSIYFKTSTSSLGQLNSLAPYKVKSLCSKKTNNNVITLLVWFWPFGTPFNLTVCKAHYNIEGCFLTADRNLYNKSDGVIIHHQEIKTNLSCLPPTQRPPFQKWIWLNYESPSRSPRIPGIENLFNLTFNYRRDADIKIPYGSIQALDGEQDFVPPRKDKLVCWIVSNWREDLVRVAYYNELRKHIKLHMYGRHFGGRISGENYTTIMTSCKFYLSFENSIHKDYITEKFFKPLSVGTVPVVLGPPRQDYERLIQGDAFIHVDDFASPKELADYLLLLDKNEEMYLKYFEWRWNFKVKFYKYTAWTVRTCLACDHLRRHKEYKTRNLTEYWNE, from the exons ATGGTGAGCGAGAAGTTTGAGACAATGCTATCTTCTAATC gtatggcgggccggattagagagaccaacgggccgtatatggcccccgggcctgggtttgcccatgcctggcttAAAC GAAGAAGAATGTTTTCTTTACATACAAAAAGGAGGCTAAAACTCCTTTTGGTCTGCACCTTTATAGTGGGAGCGCTTCAAATTCTGCATTCgatatattttaaaacatcCACCAGTTCATTGGGCCAGTTGAATTCACTTGCACCATACAAAGTCAAGAGCCTCTGCTCCAAAAAGACTAACAACAATGTGATCACGTTGCTGGTCTGGTTCTGGCCTTTTGGGACTCCGTTCAACCTGACTGTGTGCAAGGCTCATTACAACATTGAgggctgtttcctcacagcagaTAGGAACCTCTACAATAAGTCTGATGGGGTCATTATCCACCATCAAGAAATTAAGACAAACCTGTCCTGTCTGCCACCAACCCAGCGACCACCCTTCCAGAAATGGATATGGCTGAACTATGAATCACCCTCACGCTCCCCTAGGATACCTGGAATCGAGAATCTGTTCAATCTGACTTTCAATTACCGCCGTGATGCTGATATTAAAATACCTTATGGGTCAATTCAAGCATTGGATGGCGAGCAGGATTTTGTCCCACCCAGAAAAGACAAGCTGGTCTGCTGGATTGTGAGCAACTGGAGAGAAGACCTGGTGCGGGTGGCGTACTACAATGAACTGCGCAAACATATTAAACTTCATATGTATGGAAGACACTTTGGGGGAAGGATTTCTGGAGAAAACTACACCACCATTATGACCAGCTGTAAGTTCTACCTGTCTTTTGAGAACTCCATCCACAAAGACTACATCACTGAAAAATTCTTCAAGCCACTCTCTGTGGGAACAGTGCCAGTGGTTCTCGGCCCACCCAGACAGGATTATGAGAGATTGATCCAGGGAGATGCCTTCATCCACGTGGACGACTTCGCCTCGCCCAAGGAGCTGGCTGattacctgctgctgctggacaagaATGAGGAAATGTACCTCAAGTACTTTGAGTGGCGATGGAACTTTAAAGTGAAGTTTTACAAGTACACTGCCTGGACAGTGCGTACATGCTTAGCTTGTGATCACCTGCGCCGACATAAGGAGTACAAGACACGCAACCTTACTGAGTACTGGAATGAATAG
- the LOC137908001 gene encoding 4-galactosyl-N-acetylglucosaminide 3-alpha-L-fucosyltransferase 9-like isoform X2, with translation MVSEKFETMLSSNRRRMFSLHTKRRLKLLLVCTFIVGALQILHSIYFKTSTSSLGQLNSLAPYKVKSLCSKKTNNNVITLLVWFWPFGTPFNLTVCKAHYNIEGCFLTADRNLYNKSDGVIIHHQEIKTNLSCLPPTQRPPFQKWIWLNYESPSRSPRIPGIENLFNLTFNYRRDADIKIPYGSIQALDGEQDFVPPRKDKLVCWIVSNWREDLVRVAYYNELRKHIKLHMYGRHFGGRISGENYTTIMTSCKFYLSFENSIHKDYITEKFFKPLSVGTVPVVLGPPRQDYERLIQGDAFIHVDDFASPKELADYLLLLDKNEEMYLKYFEWRWNFKVKFYKYTAWTVRTCLACDHLRRHKEYKTRNLTEYWNE, from the exons ATGGTGAGCGAGAAGTTTGAGACAATGCTATCTTCTAATC GAAGAAGAATGTTTTCTTTACATACAAAAAGGAGGCTAAAACTCCTTTTGGTCTGCACCTTTATAGTGGGAGCGCTTCAAATTCTGCATTCgatatattttaaaacatcCACCAGTTCATTGGGCCAGTTGAATTCACTTGCACCATACAAAGTCAAGAGCCTCTGCTCCAAAAAGACTAACAACAATGTGATCACGTTGCTGGTCTGGTTCTGGCCTTTTGGGACTCCGTTCAACCTGACTGTGTGCAAGGCTCATTACAACATTGAgggctgtttcctcacagcagaTAGGAACCTCTACAATAAGTCTGATGGGGTCATTATCCACCATCAAGAAATTAAGACAAACCTGTCCTGTCTGCCACCAACCCAGCGACCACCCTTCCAGAAATGGATATGGCTGAACTATGAATCACCCTCACGCTCCCCTAGGATACCTGGAATCGAGAATCTGTTCAATCTGACTTTCAATTACCGCCGTGATGCTGATATTAAAATACCTTATGGGTCAATTCAAGCATTGGATGGCGAGCAGGATTTTGTCCCACCCAGAAAAGACAAGCTGGTCTGCTGGATTGTGAGCAACTGGAGAGAAGACCTGGTGCGGGTGGCGTACTACAATGAACTGCGCAAACATATTAAACTTCATATGTATGGAAGACACTTTGGGGGAAGGATTTCTGGAGAAAACTACACCACCATTATGACCAGCTGTAAGTTCTACCTGTCTTTTGAGAACTCCATCCACAAAGACTACATCACTGAAAAATTCTTCAAGCCACTCTCTGTGGGAACAGTGCCAGTGGTTCTCGGCCCACCCAGACAGGATTATGAGAGATTGATCCAGGGAGATGCCTTCATCCACGTGGACGACTTCGCCTCGCCCAAGGAGCTGGCTGattacctgctgctgctggacaagaATGAGGAAATGTACCTCAAGTACTTTGAGTGGCGATGGAACTTTAAAGTGAAGTTTTACAAGTACACTGCCTGGACAGTGCGTACATGCTTAGCTTGTGATCACCTGCGCCGACATAAGGAGTACAAGACACGCAACCTTACTGAGTACTGGAATGAATAG
- the LOC137908006 gene encoding 4-galactosyl-N-acetylglucosaminide 3-alpha-L-fucosyltransferase 9-like isoform X1 → MSSLPTKRSLKLLFVSTSIVGCFAMLFLMYFKPSTSWLLGSVDSTAPTDQVKSLFSNKSSKNVTTVLIWLWPFGQNYELSVCSSLFNIDGCFLTADRNLYNKSDAVIIHHRDISSDLSNLPQLQRPSFQKWIWMNFESPTHSTQLPGIENLFNLTLSYRRDADIEVPYGSIVVADSEEDFIPPSKNKLICWIVSNWNQNHVRVKYYNELYKHIEVNAYGQAFGERLSDQDFFPTIASCKFYLSFENSIHKDYITEKLYNPLSVGTVPVVLGPPRQNYENFIQGDAFIHVDDFASPKELADYLLLLDKNEEMYLKYFDWRRYFKVKKALFWAEHTCLACDYLRRHKEYKTLNNLEKWYWG, encoded by the coding sequence ATGTCGTCTCTACCTACAAAAAGGAGTCTAAAACTCCTTTTTGTCAGCACTTCCATAGTGGGATGCTTTGCAATGCTGTTCTTGATGTATTTTAAACCATCCACCAGTTGGTTATTGGGTTCTGTGGATTCAACTGCACCCACAGACCAAGTCAAGAGCTTGTTCTCcaacaagagcagcaaaaaTGTGACCACGGTACTGATCTGGCTCTGGCCTTTCGGTCAAAATTATGAGCTGAGCGTGTGCAGCTCTCTCTTCAACATTGAtggctgtttcctcacagcagaCAGAAACCTCTACAATAAGTCAGATGCGGTCATTATCCACCATCGAGACATCAGCAGCGATCTGTCCAACTTGCCACAGCTCCAGCGACCATCCTTCCAGAAATGGATATGGATGAACTTTGAATCGCCCACACACTCCACCCAGCTGCCCGGGATTGAGAACCTGTTCAATCTGACTCTCAGTTACCGTAGGGATGCTGACATTGAAGTGCCTTATGGGTCCATTGTAGTAGCGGATAGTGAGGAAGACTTTATCCCACCCAGCAAAAACAAGCTGATCTGCTGGATTGTGAGCAACTGGAACCAGAATCATGTCCGGGTGAAATACTACAATGAACTGTACAAACACATTGAGGTTAATGCATATGGACAAGCCTTTGGGGAACGCCTTTCTGACCAAGACTTTTTCCCCACCATAGCCAGCTGCAAGTTCTACCTGTCTTTTGAGAACTCCATCCACAAAGACTACATTACTGAAAAACTCTACAACCCACTCTCTGTGGGAACAGTGCCAGTGGTTCTCGGCCCACCCAGACAGAATTATGAGAACTTCATCCAGGGAGACGCCTTCATCCACGTGGACGACTTCGCCTCGCCTAAAGAGCTGGCTGattacctgctgctgctggacaagaATGAGGAAATGTACCTCAAGTACTTTGACTGGCGACGGTACTTTAAAGTAAAGAAGGCCCTTTTCTGGGCCGAACACACATGCTTAGCTTGTGATTACCTGCGTCGGCACAAGGAGTACAAGACACTCAATAATCTTGAGAAGTGGTACTGGGGATGA
- the LOC137908006 gene encoding 4-galactosyl-N-acetylglucosaminide 3-alpha-L-fucosyltransferase 9-like isoform X2 produces the protein MSSATLYESLKLLFVSTSIVGCFAMLFLMYFKPSTSWLLGSVDSTAPTDQVKSLFSNKSSKNVTTVLIWLWPFGQNYELSVCSSLFNIDGCFLTADRNLYNKSDAVIIHHRDISSDLSNLPQLQRPSFQKWIWMNFESPTHSTQLPGIENLFNLTLSYRRDADIEVPYGSIVVADSEEDFIPPSKNKLICWIVSNWNQNHVRVKYYNELYKHIEVNAYGQAFGERLSDQDFFPTIASCKFYLSFENSIHKDYITEKLYNPLSVGTVPVVLGPPRQNYENFIQGDAFIHVDDFASPKELADYLLLLDKNEEMYLKYFDWRRYFKVKKALFWAEHTCLACDYLRRHKEYKTLNNLEKWYWG, from the exons ATGAGCAGTGCAACATTATATGA GAGTCTAAAACTCCTTTTTGTCAGCACTTCCATAGTGGGATGCTTTGCAATGCTGTTCTTGATGTATTTTAAACCATCCACCAGTTGGTTATTGGGTTCTGTGGATTCAACTGCACCCACAGACCAAGTCAAGAGCTTGTTCTCcaacaagagcagcaaaaaTGTGACCACGGTACTGATCTGGCTCTGGCCTTTCGGTCAAAATTATGAGCTGAGCGTGTGCAGCTCTCTCTTCAACATTGAtggctgtttcctcacagcagaCAGAAACCTCTACAATAAGTCAGATGCGGTCATTATCCACCATCGAGACATCAGCAGCGATCTGTCCAACTTGCCACAGCTCCAGCGACCATCCTTCCAGAAATGGATATGGATGAACTTTGAATCGCCCACACACTCCACCCAGCTGCCCGGGATTGAGAACCTGTTCAATCTGACTCTCAGTTACCGTAGGGATGCTGACATTGAAGTGCCTTATGGGTCCATTGTAGTAGCGGATAGTGAGGAAGACTTTATCCCACCCAGCAAAAACAAGCTGATCTGCTGGATTGTGAGCAACTGGAACCAGAATCATGTCCGGGTGAAATACTACAATGAACTGTACAAACACATTGAGGTTAATGCATATGGACAAGCCTTTGGGGAACGCCTTTCTGACCAAGACTTTTTCCCCACCATAGCCAGCTGCAAGTTCTACCTGTCTTTTGAGAACTCCATCCACAAAGACTACATTACTGAAAAACTCTACAACCCACTCTCTGTGGGAACAGTGCCAGTGGTTCTCGGCCCACCCAGACAGAATTATGAGAACTTCATCCAGGGAGACGCCTTCATCCACGTGGACGACTTCGCCTCGCCTAAAGAGCTGGCTGattacctgctgctgctggacaagaATGAGGAAATGTACCTCAAGTACTTTGACTGGCGACGGTACTTTAAAGTAAAGAAGGCCCTTTTCTGGGCCGAACACACATGCTTAGCTTGTGATTACCTGCGTCGGCACAAGGAGTACAAGACACTCAATAATCTTGAGAAGTGGTACTGGGGATGA
- the LOC137907314 gene encoding 4-galactosyl-N-acetylglucosaminide 3-alpha-L-fucosyltransferase 9-like, whose translation MSSAPTHRILRLLLLGTFILGCFVTLFLMYFKPSTGWLLGSVDSTAPTDQVKSLFSNKNNKNVTTVLIWLWPFGQNYELSVCSSLYNIDGCFLTADRNLYNKSDAVIIHHRDICSDLSNLPQLQRPSFQKWVWMNFESPSHSIQLPGIENLFNLTLSYRRDADIEVPYGSIVVADSEEDFIPPSKNKLICWIVSNWNQDHVRVKYYNELYKHIEVNAYGQAFGEHVSDQDYFPTIASCKFYLSFENSIHKDYITEKLYNPLSVGTVPVVLGPPRQNYENFIQGDAFIHVDDFASPKELADYLLLLDKNEEMYLKYFDWRRYFKVKKALFWAEHTCLACDYLRRHKEYKTLNNLEKWYWG comes from the coding sequence ATGTCATCTGCACCCACTCACAGAATTCTACGACTCCTTCTGCTTGGCACTTTCATACTGGGATGCTTTGTAACTCTGTTTTTGATGTATTTTAAACCATCCACCGGTTGGTTATTGGGTTCTGTGGATTCAACTGCACCCACAGACCAAGTCAAGAGCTTGTTCTccaacaagaacaacaaaaatgtgACCACGGTACTGATCTGGCTCTGGCCTTTCGGTCAAAATTATGAGCTGAGCGTGTGCAGCTCTCTCTACAACATTGAtggctgtttcctcacagcagaCAGAAACCTCTACAATAAGTCAGATGCGGTCATTATCCACCATCGAGACATCTGCAGCGATCTGTCCAACTTGCCACAGCTCCAGCGACCATCCTTCCAGAAATGGGTATGGATGAACTTTGAGTCGCCCTCACACTCCATCCAGCTGCCCGGGATTGAGAACCTGTTCAATCTGACTCTCAGTTACCGTAGGGATGCTGACATTGAAGTGCCTTATGGGTCCATTGTAGTAGCGGATAGTGAGGAAGACTTTATCCCACCCAGCAAAAACAAGCTGATCTGCTGGATTGTGAGCAACTGGAACCAGGATCATGTCCGGGTGAAATACTACAATGAACTGTACAAACACATTGAGGTTAATGCATATGGACAAGCCTTTGGGGAACACGTTTCTGACCAAGACTATTTCCCCACCATAGCCAGCTGTAAGTTCTACCTGTCTTTTGAGAACTCCATCCACAAAGACTACATTACTGAAAAACTCTACAACCCACTCTCTGTGGGAACAGTGCCAGTGGTTCTCGGCCCACCCAGACAGAATTATGAGAACTTCATCCAGGGAGACGCCTTCATCCACGTGGACGACTTCGCCTCGCCTAAAGAGCTGGCTGattacctgctgctgctggacaagaATGAGGAAATGTACCTCAAGTACTTTGACTGGCGACGGTACTTTAAAGTAAAGAAGGCCCTTTTCTGGGCCGAACACACATGCTTAGCTTGTGATTACCTGCGTCGGCACAAGGAGTACAAGACACTCAATAATCTTGAGAAGTGGTACTGGGGATGA